The Stenotrophomonas sp. ZAC14D1_NAIMI4_1 DNA segment CCCGCTCAGCGGCGCCGGGCCATGGACGGCGTACGAGGTGCGATCTGCGCTACCGATGAGGTCCCTGGTCGATACCGGGGATGCATCACTGCCGCCACCCCTGCGGGAACTGCTGCAGCGGCTGGTGCAGCGCTCAGCAGTGAACGCAGACCCGGCATTGCCGGGCATCATCTATGTGAGCGACCCCACACTCCTGCCGCCGCTGGGCACGCCCCATGCCTGTGACGGGCCGAGGGGGCCGATGCTGGTGAGGATCAGCAGGGCGGCCGTGCAGGCCTCACAGGGGATGGCACTGGCGCTTGTGGTGCCGACCTACTGTGATCGAAGTGGGAACACGTGGGTGGCGAGGCTGCAGCGAAATGGCACGCAGTGGCAGGTTGTCGAGTAGCCCAGCGGTGATGCAGCCGCCGGGCGTGGCCCGGCGCTACCGTGGTTGGAAGCGATGCATCACCGCCCGGCCAGCTCCTCGCGCACGATCTGTGCGCCGGCACTGAGCGCCCGCAGCTTGCCGCGCGCCACCTCACGCGACAGCGGCGCCATGCCGCAGTTGGTGCAGGGGTAGAGCTTGTCGGCATCGACGAACTGCAGCGCCTTGCGCAGGGTGTTGGCCACTTCTTCCGGTGTTTCCACCGTGCTGGACGCCACGTCGATGGCACCCACCATCACCTTCTTGCCGCGCACCAGCTCGATCAGGTCGATGGGCACGTGCGAGTTGTGGCATTCCAGCGAGATGAGGTCGATGCTGGACTGCTGCAGCTTGGGGAAGGACTCTTCGTACTGGCGCCACTCCGAGCCCAGCGTCTGCTTCCAGTCGGTGTTGGCCTTGATGCCATAGCCGTAGCAGATGTGCACGGCGGTTTCGCACTTCAGCCCTTCGATCGCGCGCTCCAGGGTCGCCACGCCCCAGTCGTTCACCTCGTCGAAGAACACGTTGAAGGCGGGTTCGTCGAACTGGATGATGTCCACGCCTGCGGCTTCCAGCTCCTTCGCTTCCTCGTTGAGGATCTTCGCGAATTCACAGGCCAGCTTTTCGCGGCTCTTGTAGTGCGCGTCGTACAGCGTGTCGATCATGGTCATCGGGCCGGGCAGCGCCCACTTGATCGGCTGTGCGGTCTGCCGCCGCAGGAACTTTGCATCCTCGACGAATACGGATTTCGGACGGCTGACCGCACCGACCACGGTCGGCACGCTGGCGTCGTAGCGGTTGCGGATGCGCACGGTCTCGCGCTTGTCGAAGTCGACGCCGTCGAGGTGTTCGATGAAGGTGGTGACGAAATGCTGCCGTGTCTGCTCGCCGTCGCTGACGATGTCGATGCCGGCGTGCTGCTGTTCCTGCAGGGACAGGCGCAGCGCGTCGTGCTTGCCTTCGGTCAGTGCTTCATCCTGCAGCTTCCAGGGCGACCAGAGCTTTTCGGGCTCGGCGAGCCAGGAGGGCTTGGGCAGGCTGCCGGCGGTGGAGGTGGGCAGTAGTTTCTTCATCGTGTATGGGGTCTTTGTCCTGGGGGAGGGAGATGCGATGGATCAGCGGGCAGCCCACTGCTCGAGCACGGCGCGGTAGGGCTTGATGAAGTGCTCTTCGGTGAACCTGCCCTGCTTGACCGCCAGCTGGCTGCGCTCTTCGCGGTCGTAGACGATGCGGGTGGACGAATAGTCCTGGTGCTTCAGGCTGGGCTGGTAGACCTTGCCGGCCACCGAATTGGCGTTGTAGATCTCCGGGCGGTAGATCTTCTGGAACGCTTCCATGGTGCTGATGGTGCCGATCAGTTCCAGGTTCGAGTAATCGCCCAGCAGGTCGCCCTGGAAATAGAACGCCAGCGGCGCGACGCTGCCCGGCGGCATGAAGTAGCGCACCTGCAGGCCCATCTTGTCGAAGTACTGGTCGGTGGGCGAGAACTCGCCCTGGCGGTACTCCACGCCCAGGATGGGATGGTGGTTCTCGGTGCGGTGGTAGGTCTTGCTGCTGGACACGCTGATGCAGATCACCGGTGCCTTGCTGAAGTTGGCGCGGTAGGCGTCGGACTCCAGGAAGTGCTTGAACAGCTTGCCGTGCAGATCGCCGAAGCCTTCGGGGATGCCGAACGTCGCCTTGCCCTCGTTGCTGGCCGGCAGCACGACGCTGAAATCGTAGTCGCGCACGTAGGACGAGAAATTGTTGCCGACGATGCCGTCGATGCGCGTGCCGGTGTGCGTGTCGACGATGGTCGGGCGCAGCACTTCGATCAGCGGGAACGGATCGCTGCCTTCATCGCCATCGACGTGCATCTCCACCGAGATGATGTCCAGCTCGACCGCGTAGCGATCCGCGCTGGGGTTGTCCCAGTGCGCCAGATCGTTGAAGCGGTTGTTGATCATGCCGATCGTGTTGCGCAGGTTTTCCTGCCGCGAGGCGCCGCGGGCCAGGTTGGCGAAGTTGGTGGTGATGCGCGTGCCGTCGGCCGGCTGGTAATCCTCGTTGAAGGGGATGCGGGTGATGCGGAAGGTGAAGGCGTCGGTGGTCATGGGCGGCGTTCCGGTTGCTTAGAGGGCGTCAGCGGTTTCGGCGGGCACGGGCGCTGGGCGGTGGGACAGCGCCAGCAGGGGCAGGGCCCGCTGCACGGCCAGGTGCGCCCGCTGCAGCAGGGCCTCGTCGTGCACGCGGCCGTCGGCGAAATCCTTGTCGGTGGCGTAGACGCCCAGCGGCAGGGTGCGTGCCTGGAAGAAGCTGAAGAGCGGCCGCAGCTGGTGGTCGATCATCAGCGCGTGGCGCTCGCTGCCGCCGGTGGCGGCCAGCAGGGTGGGGGTGTCGACCAGCGCGTCCTGGTGGATGAAATCGAAGAAGTGCTTGAACAGGCCGGTGTACGAACCGCGATAGACCGGCGTGGCGACCACCAGCACGTCGGCCTGCTCGACCGTGGCCAGGGCCTGCTCGGCGGCGGCGGGAAGCTGCGAGCGCCACAGGGCACCGGCCAGCTGCGGGGCCAAATCACCCAGTTCGACCAGGTGCGGTTCGCTGGGCACGTGCTCGCCGATCAGGTCCAGCAGGTGCTCGCACAGGGTGGCGGCGCGCGAGGGGCGCTGCAGGCCACCGGAGACGGCGACGATACGGAGGGGGCGGTGGGGAGAAAGCATGTCCCGATGCTAGTCAGCCCTTCCCATGACGTAAAATGGTTTTACTTCACACATCCATGAGTGGGATTCATCGACATGCTGGAACGAATCCACCTGAGCATCGTCCAGCAGGTCGAACTGCAGGGCTCGCTGACCGCCGCCGCCGGCGTGCTGAACCTGACCCAGTCGGCGCTGAGCCACAGCATGAAGAAGCTGGAGCAGCAGCTGGGCACCGATGTCTGGCTGCGCGAGGGCCGCAGCCTGCGCCTGACCCAGGCCGGCCAGTACCTGCTGGCGGTGGCCAACCGGGTGCTGCCGCAGCTGGACCTGGCCGAGGAACGGCTGGGCCAGTTCGCACAGGGCGAACGCGGTTCACTGCGCATCGGCATGGAATGCCACCCCTGCTACCAGTGGCTGCTGAAGATCGTCTCGCCGTACCTGGCATCGTGGCCGGACGTGGATGTGGACGTGAAGCAGAAGTTCCAGTTCGGTGGCATCGGTGCCCTGTTCGGCTACGAGATCGACCTGCTGGTAACCCCCGACCCGCTGTTGAAGCCGGGCCTGAAGTTCGTTCCCGTGTTCGATTACGAGCAGGTGCTGGTGGTGGCCAAGGACCACGCGCTGGCCAAGGTGGAGTACGTGAAGCCACGGCAGCTGACCCAGGAAGTGCTGATCAGCTACCCGGTGCCGTTCGAACGCCTGGACATCTACAACCAGTTCCTGCTGCCGGCCGGGGTCACCCCGCGCCGCCACAAGGCCATCGAAACCACCGACATCATGATGCAGATGGTCGCCAGCGGCCGCGGCGTGGCCGCCATGCCGCGCTGGCTGGTGGAGGAGTACGCGGCGCGCATGGACGTGGTGCCGGTGCGCCTGGGTGCCAAAGGCATCCCCAAGCAGATCTACCTGGGTGCGCGCGAGGCGGACACCGGCATCGACTACCTGCAGGCCTTCGTTGAACTGGCGCGGGGCAGCTCGATCGCCGGCACGCTGCGCGGGGCCACGTGATGCCTGCGGCACCCACGCACGCCGCTCGCGCCTTCATCGATGCCTGTTCGCTGGAGGTGAGTGCAAAGGCCATGCCCGCGTTGCACGCCGAAGCGGCCCGCATCGCACCCGGCACGACCATTTCCATTCCTTACCTGGCCAGCGAGGACGACGACGCGCGGATTGCTGCCGCGCGCCGCGTGCGCGAGCTGGGGCTGCAGCCGATGCCGCACCTGTCGGCACGCCGCATCGGGTCGCTGGCAGCGCTCGAGCGGTTCATCGCGCGCGCGGTGGGCGAGGCCGGTGTCGAGCAGTGCCTGCTGGTTGCCGGTGATCTGGCCACGCCCGCCGGCCCGTTTGCCGACAGCGCGTCCCTCATCGACACCGGCCTGCTGGAACGCGCAGGCATCAAGGTGGTTGCCGTCGGCGGGCACCCGGAAGGCCATCCGGTGATGGGCGCTGACGAGCGCTGGCAGGTGCTGGAGCGCAAGTGCCATGCCATCCAGGCGCGTGGCATGGCGCCGAAGATCATCACCCAGTTCGCCTTCGATGCCGACATCGTGCTGGCCTGGCTGGATGCACTGCGCGCCCGTGGCATCGGCCACCCGGTGCTGGTGGGTGTGCCCGGGCCGGCCAGCGTCAGCCGCTTTCTGCGCTATGCGGCGATGTGCGGCGTGGGTGCCAGCGCATCGATGCTGGCGCGGTATGGCATCTCGATCGGCCGGTTGCTGGGTACCGCCGGGCCGGATGTGTTCGTGGATCGCCTGGTGGGAGGCCTGACCGAAGCGCATGGGCAGGTCAGCCCGCACCTGTTCCCGTTCGGTGGCATCGCGCCGTCGCTGGACTGGGTGGCGCAGTACCGCCTGCGCGTGGGTGCTGGGCGGCGTTGACCTTTGGACCGCCTCGCTCATCAGCTACAGGTTGGGATAGATCACTGTCCACTGGATGATGCTCAGGTTGATCAGACCGTGCACAACCGCCCGTTGCCACGTGTCCAGCGAAAATGTGTAGATGCACGCGCAGATGATGATTGAGAACAGGAAGGCCAAAATCCTCGCATCGGGGTGGACCCATGCGAAGAGAAGGCTGACAGCAACCGACGCAACGATCCTGCCAAGGTAGTGCGCAGCGCCGGTGAGAAGGAGGTGTCGTACCACTTTCTCTTCGAACAGCGGAGCCGCAACACAGCTCGTAA contains these protein-coding regions:
- a CDS encoding methionine synthase produces the protein MKKLLPTSTAGSLPKPSWLAEPEKLWSPWKLQDEALTEGKHDALRLSLQEQQHAGIDIVSDGEQTRQHFVTTFIEHLDGVDFDKRETVRIRNRYDASVPTVVGAVSRPKSVFVEDAKFLRRQTAQPIKWALPGPMTMIDTLYDAHYKSREKLACEFAKILNEEAKELEAAGVDIIQFDEPAFNVFFDEVNDWGVATLERAIEGLKCETAVHICYGYGIKANTDWKQTLGSEWRQYEESFPKLQQSSIDLISLECHNSHVPIDLIELVRGKKVMVGAIDVASSTVETPEEVANTLRKALQFVDADKLYPCTNCGMAPLSREVARGKLRALSAGAQIVREELAGR
- a CDS encoding DUF1852 domain-containing protein is translated as MTTDAFTFRITRIPFNEDYQPADGTRITTNFANLARGASRQENLRNTIGMINNRFNDLAHWDNPSADRYAVELDIISVEMHVDGDEGSDPFPLIEVLRPTIVDTHTGTRIDGIVGNNFSSYVRDYDFSVVLPASNEGKATFGIPEGFGDLHGKLFKHFLESDAYRANFSKAPVICISVSSSKTYHRTENHHPILGVEYRQGEFSPTDQYFDKMGLQVRYFMPPGSVAPLAFYFQGDLLGDYSNLELIGTISTMEAFQKIYRPEIYNANSVAGKVYQPSLKHQDYSSTRIVYDREERSQLAVKQGRFTEEHFIKPYRAVLEQWAAR
- the msuE gene encoding FMN reductase, whose translation is MLSPHRPLRIVAVSGGLQRPSRAATLCEHLLDLIGEHVPSEPHLVELGDLAPQLAGALWRSQLPAAAEQALATVEQADVLVVATPVYRGSYTGLFKHFFDFIHQDALVDTPTLLAATGGSERHALMIDHQLRPLFSFFQARTLPLGVYATDKDFADGRVHDEALLQRAHLAVQRALPLLALSHRPAPVPAETADAL
- a CDS encoding LysR family transcriptional regulator; the protein is MLERIHLSIVQQVELQGSLTAAAGVLNLTQSALSHSMKKLEQQLGTDVWLREGRSLRLTQAGQYLLAVANRVLPQLDLAEERLGQFAQGERGSLRIGMECHPCYQWLLKIVSPYLASWPDVDVDVKQKFQFGGIGALFGYEIDLLVTPDPLLKPGLKFVPVFDYEQVLVVAKDHALAKVEYVKPRQLTQEVLISYPVPFERLDIYNQFLLPAGVTPRRHKAIETTDIMMQMVASGRGVAAMPRWLVEEYAARMDVVPVRLGAKGIPKQIYLGAREADTGIDYLQAFVELARGSSIAGTLRGAT
- a CDS encoding methylenetetrahydrofolate reductase, producing the protein MPAAPTHAARAFIDACSLEVSAKAMPALHAEAARIAPGTTISIPYLASEDDDARIAAARRVRELGLQPMPHLSARRIGSLAALERFIARAVGEAGVEQCLLVAGDLATPAGPFADSASLIDTGLLERAGIKVVAVGGHPEGHPVMGADERWQVLERKCHAIQARGMAPKIITQFAFDADIVLAWLDALRARGIGHPVLVGVPGPASVSRFLRYAAMCGVGASASMLARYGISIGRLLGTAGPDVFVDRLVGGLTEAHGQVSPHLFPFGGIAPSLDWVAQYRLRVGAGRR